From a single Herbiconiux sp. SALV-R1 genomic region:
- the dut gene encoding dUTP diphosphatase: MTSSIEILLTAERPPAYSHPGDAGADLHSAEALTLGPGERAMVGTGVSIALPDGYAAFVVPRSGLAAKHGITVVNSPGTVDAGYRGEIKVVLLNTDSNVPYDIAVGDRIAQLIVMPVTRAVFVPVETLPGSDRGEGGFGSTGYSSPTNGSQS, from the coding sequence GTGACTTCTTCGATCGAGATCCTGCTGACCGCGGAGCGCCCGCCGGCCTACTCCCACCCCGGCGACGCCGGCGCCGATCTGCACTCCGCCGAGGCGCTCACCCTTGGGCCCGGCGAACGGGCGATGGTGGGCACGGGTGTCTCGATCGCGCTGCCTGACGGCTACGCCGCCTTCGTGGTGCCGCGCAGCGGGCTCGCCGCCAAGCACGGCATCACCGTGGTCAACTCGCCCGGCACGGTCGACGCGGGCTACCGAGGGGAGATCAAGGTCGTGCTCCTCAACACCGACAGCAACGTGCCGTACGATATCGCCGTCGGCGACAGAATCGCGCAACTGATCGTGATGCCGGTGACCAGGGCCGTGTTCGTGCCCGTCGAGACGCTCCCCGGGAGCGATCGCGGGGAGGGCGGATTCGGGTCGACCGGATATTCGTCGCCCACGAACGGAAGCCAGTCATGA
- a CDS encoding DUF4193 domain-containing protein, protein MATDYDAPRKTDDDSDSIEALKERVPDKMSGVVDVDDADNPGGFELPGADLSDLDLDVVVLPPQADEFTCMSCFLVKHRSQIDHEEKFGAICVECAS, encoded by the coding sequence ATGGCGACTGATTACGACGCACCGCGCAAGACCGATGACGACTCGGATTCGATCGAAGCGCTGAAGGAGCGGGTTCCGGACAAGATGTCCGGCGTCGTAGATGTCGATGACGCCGACAACCCGGGTGGCTTCGAGCTGCCCGGTGCCGATCTCTCCGACCTCGATCTCGACGTCGTCGTCCTGCCTCCGCAGGCCGACGAGTTCACCTGCATGAGCTGCTTCCTGGTGAAGCACCGCTCGCAGATCGATCACGAGGAGAAGTTCGGCGCGATCTGCGTGGAGTGCGCCTCCTAG
- a CDS encoding DUF3710 domain-containing protein, which yields MTDKDIVPDEQPEPQTPEGGDSAPDDSKSAPDNRATEGPFDASEASPARPYVDLGGLKILPREGLHLRLEVEEGTNRVVAVGLDYAGSTLQVQAFAAPRSTGLWHEIREQIEDQILKQGGKSTVQNGPFGPELVAGVPAVGPDGQQGMRVARFVGVDGPRWLLRGVIAGEAMTNPTAKAAVEELFRSVVVVRGTAPMPPRDLIPLTIPKTAASGGAQAAGA from the coding sequence ATGACCGACAAAGACATCGTGCCCGACGAGCAGCCGGAACCCCAGACGCCCGAGGGCGGCGACTCCGCCCCCGACGACAGCAAGTCGGCCCCCGACAACCGAGCCACCGAGGGCCCCTTCGACGCGAGCGAGGCCAGCCCCGCGCGGCCGTACGTCGACCTGGGCGGGCTCAAGATCCTCCCGCGGGAGGGACTGCACCTCCGCCTCGAGGTCGAGGAGGGCACCAATCGCGTGGTGGCCGTGGGGCTCGACTACGCCGGCTCGACGCTGCAGGTGCAGGCCTTCGCCGCGCCGCGTTCGACGGGCCTCTGGCACGAGATCCGCGAGCAGATCGAAGACCAGATCCTCAAGCAGGGCGGCAAGAGCACGGTGCAGAACGGTCCGTTCGGGCCCGAGCTCGTCGCCGGGGTGCCGGCCGTCGGGCCCGACGGTCAGCAGGGCATGCGCGTCGCCCGCTTCGTCGGCGTCGACGGCCCGCGCTGGCTGCTGCGCGGCGTCATCGCCGGAGAGGCGATGACGAACCCCACCGCCAAGGCCGCGGTGGAGGAGCTCTTCCGCAGCGTCGTCGTGGTGCGCGGCACCGCCCCCATGCCGCCTCGCGACCTCATCCCGCTCACCATCCCGAAGACCGCCGCCTCCGGCGGGGCGCAGGCCGCCGGCGCCTGA
- a CDS encoding DUF3159 domain-containing protein: MTNQPNGAERPNPSDDTTASVDRDAAAAGNAAAADRADAPQTFHEAFAQAARNAGIGQVKPGETPTASSLLRAIGGVRGLIESILPGLAFLVLYTFTKNLVLAVSAPVAVSVVFVIVRLVTRSAPMPAIAGLIGVGVSAGLALFTGRAEDNFLVGIAINVVCLVVLLISLIARRPLIGVIVGLLANDPGGYRTDRAKGRVVLVATWCWVGLFAARLIVELPLYWAGQTELLGSVKLIMGVPLYAGLLWVTWLLVRAAYAKPAS; encoded by the coding sequence ATGACGAACCAGCCGAACGGGGCCGAGAGGCCGAACCCGTCCGACGACACCACGGCATCCGTCGACCGGGATGCCGCAGCGGCCGGGAATGCCGCTGCGGCAGACCGGGCGGATGCGCCGCAGACCTTCCACGAAGCCTTCGCCCAGGCCGCCCGCAATGCAGGCATCGGCCAGGTGAAGCCGGGGGAGACGCCGACCGCGTCGTCGCTGCTGCGCGCCATCGGCGGGGTGCGCGGGCTGATCGAGTCGATCCTCCCCGGCCTGGCCTTCCTCGTGCTGTACACCTTCACGAAGAACCTCGTGCTCGCCGTGAGCGCTCCCGTTGCCGTGTCGGTCGTGTTCGTCATCGTCAGGCTCGTCACCCGCAGTGCCCCGATGCCCGCCATCGCCGGTCTCATCGGCGTGGGGGTGTCGGCGGGGCTCGCGCTGTTCACGGGGCGCGCCGAGGACAACTTCCTCGTGGGCATCGCCATCAACGTGGTGTGCCTCGTGGTTCTCCTCATCTCCCTCATCGCCCGGAGGCCGCTCATCGGGGTGATCGTGGGCCTGCTCGCGAACGACCCCGGCGGGTACCGCACCGACAGGGCCAAGGGCCGCGTCGTGCTCGTCGCCACCTGGTGCTGGGTGGGCCTGTTCGCCGCCCGGCTCATCGTCGAGCTGCCGCTCTACTGGGCGGGTCAGACGGAGCTGCTCGGCTCGGTCAAGCTCATCATGGGCGTTCCGCTCTACGCGGGTCTGCTCTGGGTGACCTGGCTGCTCGTGCGCGCCGCCTACGCGAAACCCGCGTCGTGA
- a CDS encoding DUF3093 domain-containing protein: MQHYRERLHPSLWVYLSTALVLPASTIVFAPLTTVPGVLIGIAVGLVLYAGIVVVLVTTSPVLEVTEKEVRVGRARIPKELVGDCRAYRGEDAALQRGRLLDARAYLCIRGWIDPVVNMRIADPQDPTPYWLVSTRRPGDFIDAVTMR, from the coding sequence ATGCAGCACTACCGCGAGAGGCTCCACCCGTCGCTCTGGGTCTACCTCTCCACAGCTCTCGTCCTGCCCGCCAGCACCATCGTGTTCGCGCCCCTGACCACCGTGCCCGGTGTGCTGATCGGCATCGCGGTGGGGCTCGTGCTCTACGCGGGGATCGTCGTCGTGCTGGTGACGACCTCCCCCGTGCTCGAGGTGACGGAGAAGGAGGTGCGGGTCGGCAGGGCGCGCATCCCCAAGGAGCTCGTCGGGGACTGCCGGGCCTACCGGGGTGAGGATGCCGCGCTGCAGCGGGGCCGTCTGCTCGACGCGCGGGCCTACCTCTGCATCAGGGGATGGATCGACCCGGTGGTGAACATGCGAATCGCCGATCCGCAGGATCCGACACCCTACTGGCTGGTGTCGACCCGGCGTCCCGGCGATTTCATCGATGCGGTGACGATGCGCTGA